The window ACCGGCTATTTCCATAGAACAGAAAAGCACCTCCCACAACCCTCGCTCTACCGTCGGCACTATTACCGAAATCTACGATTACCTGCGCCTGCTGTTTGCCCGCGCTGGTGAGCCGCGCTGCCCGGATCACGACCTGCCACTGGAAGCCCAGACCGTCAGCCAGATGGTAGACCAGGTGCTGGCCATGCCAGAGGACAGCAAGCTGATGATCCTTGCCCCGGTGATCCGGGACCGAAAGGGTGAGCACCTGAATGTCTTCGATACCATGCGCAGCCAGGGCTTCATCCGCTTGCGTGTGGATGGCCGGGTTTACGATATCGACGACCTGCCATCGCTGGACAAGAAACGCAAACACCAGATTGACGTGGTCGTGGACCGCTTCAAGGTCAAGCCGGGCCTGGAACAGCGGCTTGCGGAAAGTTTTGAAACCGCACTGGGGCTGGCCGATGGCATCGCATTGGTCGCTCCGATGGATAATGAGGGAGAGGAACACACCTTTTCCGCCCGTTATGCGTGTAACCAGTGCGGCTACGCCATCAGCGAACTGGAACCGCGGCTGTTCTCCTTCAACAATCCCGCCGGCGCCTGCCCCACCTGTGATGGCCTGGGCGTAAAGCAGTTCTTTGATGCCGAGAAAATCGTTCAGCATCCCGAAGCCACCCTCGCCGAGGGCGCGATCAAGGGCTGGGACCGTCGGGCGGTGTACTATTTCCAGATGCTGACCAGCGTGGCCGAGCACTACGATGTCGATATGGACACTCCATGGGAAGACCTTCCGGACGACTTCCGTCAGGCATTACTCTACGGTTCCGGTTCCGAGGACATTCCGTTCCGCTACGTGAATTCCCGCGGCCACATCATGGAAAAGGCCCACCCGTTCGAAGGCATTCTGCCCAACCTGGAGCGCCGCTACCGGGAAACAGAATCACAGAGCATGCGAGAAGAACTGGCTCGCAACCTCAGCACCCAATCCTGCAAAGAATGTGGCGGATCTCGGCTGAGACGCAGTGCACGGCATGTATTCATCGAGAAGAACAACATCTCTGATGTCACTCATATGCCGGTCGGTGACGCCCATGACTATTTCGGCAAGCTTGCCCTACCCGGACGCAAAGGCGAGATTGCCGAGAAAATCCTCAAGGAGGTTCGCCAGCGGCTGCAGTTTCTGGTCAATGTGGGACTGGAATACCTGACTCTTGAGCGTAGCGCCGACACCCTCTCCGGCGGCGAAGCCCAGCGTATCCGGCTCGCCAGCCAGATTGGCGCCGGCCTTGTGGGGGTCATGTATATTCTCGACGAGCCTTCCATTGGCCTGCACCAGCGGGACAATGATCGCCTCCTGGCCACCCTGTTCCACCTCCGGGACCTGGGCAATACCGTGATCGTTGTGGAGCACGACGAGGACGCCATCCGTGCGGCCGATCACGTCATCGATATCGGGCCGGGTGCCGGCGTTCATGGCGGCCATATCATTGCCCAGGGCACCCCGGCCGACATTATCGCCGCCGAGGATTCGCTGACCGGGCAATACCTGTGCGGCAAGAAAGAAATTGCCATCCCGGAGAAACGCCACACCAATAACGGCAAAAGCCTGGTGCTCAAAGGTGCCACCGGGAATAACCTCCGTGACGTAACGCTCACACTGCCCCTGGGTGTAATGACCTGCGTCACCGGCGTATCCGGCTCAGGCAAGTCCACACTGATCAACAGCACCCTGTATCCCGTTTGCGCAGCAAAGCTCAATAAGGCCACCAGCCTGACCCACGCGCCCTATGATTCCCTGAAAGGCCTGGACCAGCTCGACAAGGTTATCGACATTGACCAGAGCCCCATTGGCCGCACACCGCGCTCGAACCCCGCCACCTACACCGGCCTGTTCACGCCGATCCGCGAGCTCTTCGCCGGCACCCAGGAAGCCCGGTCCCGCGGCTACAAACCTGGCCGTTTCAGCTTTAACGTCAAGGGTGGCCGTTGCGAGGCGTGCCAGGGCGACGGGGTCATCAAAGTTGAGATGCACTTCCTGCCGGACGTCTATGTGCCTTGTGATGTCTGCAAAGGCAAGCGCTACAACCGGGAAACCCTGGAAGTCCGCTACAAGGGCAAAAGTATCCATGAGGTGCTCGCGATGACGGTCGAGGAAGCGCGGGAGTTTTTTGACCCGGTCCCCTTCCTTGCCCGCAAGCTACAGACCCTGATCGATGTCGGGCTGTCTTATATTCGTCTGGGCCAGAGTGCCGTTACCCTTTCCGGCGGCGAGGCCCAGCGTGTGAAGCTGGCCAAGGAATTGTCCAAGCGGGACACCGGCAAAACCCTTTATATTCTTGATGAGCCGACAACGGGCCTGCATTTCTACGATATCCAGCAACTACTGACGGTTTTGCAGAGGTTACGGGACCATGGCAACACCATCGTGGTGATCGAACACAACCTGGACGTCATCAAGACCGCGGACTGGATTATTGATCTTGGGCCGGAAGGTGGGTCTGGTGGTGGCCAGATTGTGGCGGAGGGCACGCCTGAAACAGTGGCCGAGGTTGCCGGGTCGCATACCGGGCGGTATTTGAAGGGGGTGTTGGATCGCAATGTGAAGTAGTGGGTAGCCTGGGTGTCGGTTTACGGCCCGTTGGGCCTAAACCGACCTACATAGTGCACATGCGTAGCGTGCAAGGGCGAGGCATAAAAAAACCGGAGGGATTAGCCTCCGGTTTTTTTGGACCTGGCGAAAAGCTTACTCTTCGCTTTCGTCCACTTCTTCTGCTTCGATGTCCAACGGACGGCCGACCAGCTCTACGAATGCCATCGGGGCATTGTCGCCAGCACGGAAGCCACACTTCAGGATACGAAGGTAACCACCCGGACGCTCGTTGTAACGGGGGCCAAGCTCATTGAACAGCTTGGCAACCGCTGCGTCGTCCCGCAGGCGTGAGAACGCCAGGCGACGATTCGCAACCGAATCATTTTTTGCGAGCGTGATCAAAGGCTCAGCTACCCGGCGAAGCTCTTTCGCCTTGGGGAGCGTAGTTTTGATCAGCTCGTGATCAACCAGTGACGCAGTCATGTTACGAAACATGGCCTTGCGATGCGCACTGGTCCTGCTGAACTTACGACCACTCTTACGATGACGCATTGCTCTGATTCCTTACCTTAAACTAATCGGCGATTAACCGCCCAGTACCCGGTCGTCGCCACGAAGGCTAGCCGGCGGCCAGTTATCAAGACGCATACCCAGTGACAGACCGCGGGACGCGAGCACGTCCTTGATCTCAGTAAGCGACTTTTTACC of the Marinobacter panjinensis genome contains:
- the rplQ gene encoding 50S ribosomal protein L17, with protein sequence MRHRKSGRKFSRTSAHRKAMFRNMTASLVDHELIKTTLPKAKELRRVAEPLITLAKNDSVANRRLAFSRLRDDAAVAKLFNELGPRYNERPGGYLRILKCGFRAGDNAPMAFVELVGRPLDIEAEEVDESEE
- the uvrA gene encoding excinuclease ABC subunit UvrA, coding for MDHIQIKGARTHNLKNIDLDMPRDKLIVITGLSGSGKSSLAFDTLYAEGQRRYVESLSTYARQFLSMMEKPDVDHIEGLSPAISIEQKSTSHNPRSTVGTITEIYDYLRLLFARAGEPRCPDHDLPLEAQTVSQMVDQVLAMPEDSKLMILAPVIRDRKGEHLNVFDTMRSQGFIRLRVDGRVYDIDDLPSLDKKRKHQIDVVVDRFKVKPGLEQRLAESFETALGLADGIALVAPMDNEGEEHTFSARYACNQCGYAISELEPRLFSFNNPAGACPTCDGLGVKQFFDAEKIVQHPEATLAEGAIKGWDRRAVYYFQMLTSVAEHYDVDMDTPWEDLPDDFRQALLYGSGSEDIPFRYVNSRGHIMEKAHPFEGILPNLERRYRETESQSMREELARNLSTQSCKECGGSRLRRSARHVFIEKNNISDVTHMPVGDAHDYFGKLALPGRKGEIAEKILKEVRQRLQFLVNVGLEYLTLERSADTLSGGEAQRIRLASQIGAGLVGVMYILDEPSIGLHQRDNDRLLATLFHLRDLGNTVIVVEHDEDAIRAADHVIDIGPGAGVHGGHIIAQGTPADIIAAEDSLTGQYLCGKKEIAIPEKRHTNNGKSLVLKGATGNNLRDVTLTLPLGVMTCVTGVSGSGKSTLINSTLYPVCAAKLNKATSLTHAPYDSLKGLDQLDKVIDIDQSPIGRTPRSNPATYTGLFTPIRELFAGTQEARSRGYKPGRFSFNVKGGRCEACQGDGVIKVEMHFLPDVYVPCDVCKGKRYNRETLEVRYKGKSIHEVLAMTVEEAREFFDPVPFLARKLQTLIDVGLSYIRLGQSAVTLSGGEAQRVKLAKELSKRDTGKTLYILDEPTTGLHFYDIQQLLTVLQRLRDHGNTIVVIEHNLDVIKTADWIIDLGPEGGSGGGQIVAEGTPETVAEVAGSHTGRYLKGVLDRNVK